The DNA sequence GCGGGTGGCGGCACGGATGGCGTCGGCGCGGTGGCGGAGACGGCGGTGGTGTCGTGAAGAACCGACTGCTCTGGCCGGTGCTGGCGCTGGTCGCCCTCTTGATCCTGAACGTGGTGGTGACGCCGTCGTTCTTCTCGATCAGGCTCCAGGACGGCCACCTGTACGGCAGCTTGATCGACATCCTGCGCAACGGCGCGCCCACGCTGCTGATCGCGCTGGGCATGACGCTGGTGATCGCGACCCGCGGCATCGACCTGTCGGTCGGCGCGGTGGCGGCGATCGCGGGCGCGGTGACGTGCACGCACATCGCCGCCGGCGGCAACCCGTGGGTGGCGATGGGCCTGGCGCTGGCGCTGTGCGCGCTGCTGGGGCTGTGGAACGGGTTCCTGGTGTCGGTGCTGGGCATTCAGCCGATCATCGCGACGCTGGTGCTCATGACCGCCGGCCGCGGTATCGCGATGCTCATCACCGAGGGCCAGATCGTCACGGTCGACTCGCCGACCTACCGCCAGGTGGGCGCGGGCTTCCTGGTGCTGCCCATCGCGATCCTGATCAGCCTGGCCGTGCTGGGCCTGGTGGCGCTGGTGACCCGGCGGACCGCGCTGGGGCTGCTGATCGAGTCGGTCGGGGTGAACCCGGCGGCGTCGCGGCTGGCCGGCGTGCGGGCGCGGACGATCATCTGGACGGTGTACGTGTTCGCGGCGCTGTGCGCGGCCGTGGCCGGGTTGATGATCAGCTCGAACGTGAGCGCGGCGGACGCCAACAACGCCGGGTTGTGGATCGAGATGGACGCGATCCTGGCCGTCGTGATCGGCGGCACGTCGCTGGCGGGCGGCCGGTACTCGCTGACCGGAACGCTGCTCGGCGCGCTGATCATCCAGACGTTGACCACGACGGTCTACACGATCGGCATCGCGCCGGAGATCACGCTGGTGTTCAAGGCGGTCGTGGTGATCGCGGTGTGCCTGATGCAGGCGCCGGTTCGGATTCGGGTCAGGCAGGGGGTGCCCGCGTGAAGCAGTCAGTGGTCGTGGAGCCGGAGTCGGTCGCGGTGCCGTCCCGGGCGCGTGGCGGGCTCGTGCGCGTGCCCAAGCGGTTCCTGCCGGTGATCGCCACGTTCGTGGTGTTCGTGGCCACGTTCGGCGTCGGCTCGGTCCGGTACGAGGGGTTCGCCTCCGGGCAGGTGATGGCGAACCTGTTCATCGACAACGCGTTCCTGATCGTGTTGGCGGTCGGGATGACGTTCGTGATCCTGACCGGCGGCATCGACCTGTCGGTCGGGTCGGTGGTGGCGCTGTCGACGATGATCGCGGCGTCGGCGCTGCAGGCCGGGTGGCCCGCGTGGCTGGTGGTGGTCACGGTGCTCGCCGCCGGGTCCGGCTTGGGGCTGGCGATGGGCTGGGTGATCCACCGGTTCGGCGTGCAGCCGTTCATCGTGACGCTGGCCGGCATGTTCCTGGCCCGCGGGCTGTGCTTCGTGATCAGCGTCGAGTCGGTGTCGATCAAGGACCCGGCGTTCCGGGAGTTGGCCACGGGCTCGATCGAGCTGCCCGGTGGCGTGACCATCACCTACGGCGTGGTGATCGCGCTGGTGGCCGTGCTGGCGGCGGTGTACGTGCTGCACCTGACGCGGTTCGGGCGCACGGTGTACGCGGTGGGCGGCAGCGAGTCGTCGGCTCGGCTGATGGGCCTGGCGACCACGCGGGTGAAGATCGGCGTGTACGTGATCAGCGGGTTCTGCTCGGCGCTGGGCGGGTTGCTGTTCAGCCTCTACATGCTGTCCGGGTACAGCCTGCACGCGGTGGGCATGGAGCTGGACGCCATCGCCGCGGTGGTGGTCGGCGGCAGCCTGCTGTCCGGCGGTGTCGGGTTCGTGATCGGGTCCGTGGTCGGCGTGCTGGTGCTGGGCACGATCCAGACGCTGATCTCGTTCGAGGGCACGTTGTCGTCGTGGTGGACGAAGATCGTGATCGGTGCGCTGCTGCTGGCGTTCATCGCGTTGCAGCGGATCATCGTGCGCAAGACCTGATCCTGCGCCGGCCACTCGAGGCCCGTCGTCCGGCACCGGCCCGGGCGGCGGGCCTTCGGCGTTGCAAGTCACCCGAAAGTGGTCTTGGTGCGGTCGCACGACACTGCCAGACTCAAGAATCATTGCGCGACCCGGGGGGACGATGAGCGCGATCTTCGTCAGCTTCCGCAATGGTGACGAGGGTTGGGCAGCCAAGCGGATCGTCGAGCGCCTCGTCAACCACTTCGGCGAGCGCGACGTCTTCTACTCGCACGATTCCATCCGGGTGGGGGACTACTGGCAACAACGCCTGTGTGACGCACTCGCCCGCAGCCACGTGCTCATCGCGGTCATCGGCCCGAACTGGACGGCCAAGTCGGATGGCGGTCGACGCGGGATCGACAACCCGGATGACTGGGTGCGCCGCGAGATCCGGTTCATGCTGACGGCCGAACGCCCGGTACTCCCGGTCCTGGTCGACGGGGCGGACCCGCTCGAGACCAAGGACCTGCCACCTGATCTCACGGCACTCGCCGGGATCCAGTTCATCCGGTTGGAAAAGAACACGATTGACGGCACGATCGACAAACTGGTCGTCAGGTTGCTCGCCGTGCTGCAGCCGCCGCCCTGTCCTTACCGAGGTCTGGACGCGTTCACCGAGGACGACCACGAGTACTTCTTCGGACGTTCGCGCGAGGTCGTGAGGCTCGTCGACCGGCTGGCGCGGCGGGCAGTCCTCGCGGTGGAGGGCGACTCGGGCAGCGGCAAGTCATCGCTGGTCCGCGCGGGACTGGTACCCGCGTTGCGCGCCGCGGGCAGAACGGTGGTCGTGTTCGACGCGCACGACTCCCAGCTCCGTTCCTGGCTGTCCGGCGTCCGCGACAACGCCGTGGTGTGCGTCGACCAGTTTGAACAACTCGTCGCGTCCGATGCCGCGGCGGCGCGGGACCTGTTCGAACTGCTGCTCGGCCTGGTCCGGGAAGACCCGGCGGCGCGGGTGGTGGTCACCGTCCGGTCCTCTGCCGACCTGCACGACCTGCCCGGTGCGGCGGACGTGGTGGAGGGCGGCGGTTTCCTGGTCCGGCGCATGGCAGACGGGGAGCTCGCCGAGGCGATCCGGGAACCGGCGGTGAAGGTCGGGCGTGACTTCGAACCCGGACTGGTCGAGCGGATCGTCCGACACGCGGACGGCCAACCGTCCCAACTCCCGCTCGTGGAGTTCATGCTGACCGAATTGTGGGCGGCCGAGCCTGCGAGCCTGCTCACGGTCAAGAAGTACGACCGGCTCGGCGGAGTGAAGGGGGCGCTGCGCCAACGTGCCCAGGAGATCTACGAGCAGATGCCGACACCGGCGGACGCCGCGCGGTTCCGGAACCTGCTCGTCCGCCTGGCCCGTCCGCGCGACGACGACGGCCGGGGCTACATCCTGTCCCCCGTCCGGCTCGACCGCCTCGATCAGGGGTTGGGCGCACTGGCCGCGGAGCTGAGCGCGGCACGACTCCTGGTCATCCGACGGGGCGTCGACGGCGCGGAGTACGTCTCGATCGCCCACGAGGCCTTGGTGCGGCACTGGGACCAGCTCGCCGAGTGGCTGGCGGAGCACCGCGAGTTCCTGTCGTGGAAGGCGCGGCTGAACGGCAACATCGACCAGTGGGTCGAAGGGGGGCGCGACGCCGGGGCGCTGTTGCGCGGCACCCCGCTCGCCGACGCGCGGGAACGCCTGCGTGCCGGCGCGGACCTGCTGGACGACGTCGAAAGGGAGTACATCGAGGCGAGTGCCCGCGAGGCCCGGCGCATCACGCGCCGGGCCCGTCGCCTGGTCGCCACCGCGGGTCTGTCACTGATCGCCGTGCTCGGTATCGGGATCGGCGGCTACTTCGCCGCCAAAACCGCGTACGCCCTGAGGGACATGGCGGACTCGCGGAAGGCGTCGGGCGCGGCAAACCCGTTGCGCGACGTCGACCCGGTGATCGCGGCGCAACTCGAGCTCGCCGCGTACCGGATGCACCCGACGCCGGATGCGTTGGGCGGCCTGCTGAGCGCCGTGGGGTCGCCGTCACCGATCTGGACCCGGTTGCGGCACTCCGACGACATCGAGGCGGTCGCCTTCGGACGTGACGGCACGAGGCTCGCGATCGCGGGCAACGACGGTGCGGTAACCCTCTGGGACGTCACGAACTTCCGCGCGCCGCGCGACCCACTGACGCTCAGCCGCCACGAGGGCGCCGTGCG is a window from the Saccharothrix saharensis genome containing:
- a CDS encoding TIR domain-containing protein, with product MSAIFVSFRNGDEGWAAKRIVERLVNHFGERDVFYSHDSIRVGDYWQQRLCDALARSHVLIAVIGPNWTAKSDGGRRGIDNPDDWVRREIRFMLTAERPVLPVLVDGADPLETKDLPPDLTALAGIQFIRLEKNTIDGTIDKLVVRLLAVLQPPPCPYRGLDAFTEDDHEYFFGRSREVVRLVDRLARRAVLAVEGDSGSGKSSLVRAGLVPALRAAGRTVVVFDAHDSQLRSWLSGVRDNAVVCVDQFEQLVASDAAAARDLFELLLGLVREDPAARVVVTVRSSADLHDLPGAADVVEGGGFLVRRMADGELAEAIREPAVKVGRDFEPGLVERIVRHADGQPSQLPLVEFMLTELWAAEPASLLTVKKYDRLGGVKGALRQRAQEIYEQMPTPADAARFRNLLVRLARPRDDDGRGYILSPVRLDRLDQGLGALAAELSAARLLVIRRGVDGAEYVSIAHEALVRHWDQLAEWLAEHREFLSWKARLNGNIDQWVEGGRDAGALLRGTPLADARERLRAGADLLDDVEREYIEASAREARRITRRARRLVATAGLSLIAVLGIGIGGYFAAKTAYALRDMADSRKASGAANPLRDVDPVIAAQLELAAYRMHPTPDALGGLLSAVGSPSPIWTRLRHSDDIEAVAFGRDGTRLAIAGNDGAVTLWDVTNFRAPRDPLTLSRHEGAVRSVAFDGTGRLMATGGADRKVVLWDTTTDDVKVIDTIEVTGEVRSVALSANGRFLLVGGSDHTATLWDLLLPHDARQLRLIDRHTDEVRVAFHPDGRTFATASVDRTVTVWRVDHTLNVHEVDATTLQAEGVRSVGFSPDGRYLGTGTSEGKVALWRLDPLTKVSEVADGAPSWVSAVVFSPDRKHLATTNHDGATRWWDISDPTAPILLTEQSSLGSPVTSAAIDPRAKVLVSAGGEATARMWDVMTIAPAHAGPVLSTKFNHRGDVLASSGMDRKFQLWDARDRRHLRLLSTLEAHGDNVDVTLWSPDDSTLTTASLDGSIRLWDVTDRARPRLLDAVPDAHGARGPHTGVVTAVLTADGDALFTGGFDGALKLWSVKDGRITGGRQLEQRVGRITRVAIGRAADRDLLAVGSEDDVITMWDVTDRDTPREVGRTSRLSEVIWAAAFTPDGTTLAVGGTSGKVRLWDVRDPANPGLLAVSTHGDDHVGSIMINQDSLMALATESGRIELVDVRNPGAPAAVATLSGHDGYVRTVDLAPDGTTLASGGHDRSVHTWELDPERAAARLCDEFPRLVDESNWNTYLGEMSYQEYC
- the yjfF gene encoding galactofuranose ABC transporter, permease protein YjfF; the encoded protein is MPSRARGGLVRVPKRFLPVIATFVVFVATFGVGSVRYEGFASGQVMANLFIDNAFLIVLAVGMTFVILTGGIDLSVGSVVALSTMIAASALQAGWPAWLVVVTVLAAGSGLGLAMGWVIHRFGVQPFIVTLAGMFLARGLCFVISVESVSIKDPAFRELATGSIELPGGVTITYGVVIALVAVLAAVYVLHLTRFGRTVYAVGGSESSARLMGLATTRVKIGVYVISGFCSALGGLLFSLYMLSGYSLHAVGMELDAIAAVVVGGSLLSGGVGFVIGSVVGVLVLGTIQTLISFEGTLSSWWTKIVIGALLLAFIALQRIIVRKT
- a CDS encoding ABC transporter permease gives rise to the protein MKNRLLWPVLALVALLILNVVVTPSFFSIRLQDGHLYGSLIDILRNGAPTLLIALGMTLVIATRGIDLSVGAVAAIAGAVTCTHIAAGGNPWVAMGLALALCALLGLWNGFLVSVLGIQPIIATLVLMTAGRGIAMLITEGQIVTVDSPTYRQVGAGFLVLPIAILISLAVLGLVALVTRRTALGLLIESVGVNPAASRLAGVRARTIIWTVYVFAALCAAVAGLMISSNVSAADANNAGLWIEMDAILAVVIGGTSLAGGRYSLTGTLLGALIIQTLTTTVYTIGIAPEITLVFKAVVVIAVCLMQAPVRIRVRQGVPA